The DNA sequence TCGTGCTGGTAGGCCATCGCCTCGTCGGGGCTGGCGGCGCGGATCGCCTTGCAGTACGGACAGACCTTCCGCACAAGGCGCTGGGATACGGTGGCGACCACCGCCGAGGTCACCAGGAACGGTTCAACCCCCAGGTCCATGATGCGGACGAGGGCGCCGACAGCATCGTTGGCGTGAATGGACGTGAGGACCAGGTGACCAGTCAGGGCCGCCTGGACGGCGACATTCGCCGTCTCGGAGTCGCGAATCTCTCCCACCAGGATGATGTCCGGGTCAAGACGCAGGGTAGCCCGCAGGCCCTTGGCGAAAGTGATATCCGCCTGGGTGTTCACCTGGACCTGGTTGATCTTCTTGAACCGGTACTCAATGGGGTCCTCAATGGTCATGATGTTGGACTCGTTGGGGTCAAGCTCGTTTACGCACGCGTACAGGGTGGTCGTCTTGCCCGCGCCCGTGGGCCCGCTGATCATCACCATTCCGTAGGCCGAGCGCAGGACCCGCTTCATCACGTCCAACTGCTGGTCCCTCACTCCCGTCTGGGCAAGGTGCAGCAGGTTCATGGACTTGTCAAGGATGCGGAGGACCATCATCTCACCGTGGAGGGTCTCAATGGTGGCCACGCGCAGGTCAATGTCCCGGCCTGCGACCTTCATGGTGATCTGGCCGTCCTGGGGACGCCGCCGCTCGGCGATGTTCATGCCGGCGAGCACCTTCAGGCGCGATATCAGGGCGGAGTGCACGCCCATGGGCAAAGTCACCATGTCATGCAGGATGCCGTCCACCCGGTAGCGGATACGCAGGCCGTCTTCCTGAGGCTCAATGTGAATATCCGACGCCCGGTCTTTCACGGCCTGGGCGACGATGGTGTCCACCGCCTTGACCACCGGCGCATGGCTGACCGCCTCCGCCATCAGGACAGGCTCTCCACCCCGGCCACCCGCGCCCGGCGGAGGTGTGACGCCCGCCGCAGCCGGCCCGGCGCCGGGCTGCTGGGTCATGACCTGGGAAATCTCCTCTTTAAGCTTGGCGGTCATCCGGTAGTTGACGCTGATGGCCTCCCGGATGCCTCCGTGCAGAGGAATCACCGGCTTAATCCGCATCCGGCTGATGGACGTGAGCATGTCCATCAGCTCCAGGTTGTGCGGCTCCTCCACGGCGACGGTGAGGGTGTCGCCGTCAATAGCGAGGGGGATGGCGTTGTAGCGCCGCGCTACGTCCTCGGGTATCTTTTCCAGCGCTTCCGGCTGGATCTTGAACTGCTTGAGGTCAACTATGGGCACGCTCATCTGGAAACTCAGGACAGTCGCCAGAGTCTCCGGGGTGATCAGGCCCTTGT is a window from the Dehalococcoidia bacterium genome containing:
- a CDS encoding ATPase, T2SS/T4P/T4SS family yields the protein MVQRGTRRPIGEILVEGAFVKANELQVALQEARAANKKVGQVLVDKGLITPETLATVLSFQMSVPIVDLKQFKIQPEALEKIPEDVARRYNAIPLAIDGDTLTVAVEEPHNLELMDMLTSISRMRIKPVIPLHGGIREAISVNYRMTAKLKEEISQVMTQQPGAGPAAAGVTPPPGAGGRGGEPVLMAEAVSHAPVVKAVDTIVAQAVKDRASDIHIEPQEDGLRIRYRVDGILHDMVTLPMGVHSALISRLKVLAGMNIAERRRPQDGQITMKVAGRDIDLRVATIETLHGEMMVLRILDKSMNLLHLAQTGVRDQQLDVMKRVLRSAYGMVMISGPTGAGKTTTLYACVNELDPNESNIMTIEDPIEYRFKKINQVQVNTQADITFAKGLRATLRLDPDIILVGEIRDSETANVAVQAALTGHLVLTSIHANDAVGALVRIMDLGVEPFLVTSAVVATVSQRLVRKVCPYCKAIRAASPDEAMAYQHEMSEVRTDFTYGRGCNFCGQTGYMGRVGVFEMLPITEQIRQLVAKGASASEIRAQALREGMITMRRDGMLKARDGITTPSEVLRNVFAIT